The Nitrospirota bacterium genome includes a window with the following:
- the rfaE1 gene encoding D-glycero-beta-D-manno-heptose-7-phosphate kinase: MSFAEIIRSFRNKRVLIIGDLILDHYIFGKVSRISPEAPVPVVDVERETFLLGGATNVANNIIALGGQASIAGIIGADSAGRALRELLDEKGVSTQGIIEDRRPTTVKTRVIAHNQQVVRFDHEDRKRLEGRSLEQFLAHVKSALKEHDAVIVSDYKKGIVSAALIKALIRYGKQNSAFIAVDPKVGHFHFYKNVSIITPNLLEASQGSGVEIRDEASLMKAGKMLMSRLSCGAVLITRGEEGMSLFERDASKAVKVTHIPTVAKKVFDVTGAGDTVIAALSLARTAGASLKDAAIIANHAAGIVVAEVGTAVATPDTLLKSLKTSAR, translated from the coding sequence ATGAGCTTTGCAGAGATCATCCGTTCCTTCAGGAACAAGAGAGTCCTCATCATAGGCGACCTGATCCTCGACCATTACATCTTCGGCAAGGTGAGCAGGATCTCTCCGGAAGCGCCGGTGCCGGTCGTCGATGTAGAGCGCGAGACCTTTCTCCTGGGAGGGGCGACCAATGTCGCCAATAACATAATCGCCCTCGGAGGCCAGGCGTCGATCGCCGGCATTATCGGCGCCGACAGCGCAGGAAGGGCGCTGAGAGAGCTGCTCGATGAGAAGGGCGTCTCGACCCAGGGTATTATCGAGGACAGGCGGCCGACGACCGTGAAGACGCGTGTCATCGCCCACAACCAGCAGGTGGTGCGCTTCGACCATGAAGACCGGAAGCGGCTCGAAGGCAGGAGCCTGGAGCAGTTCCTCGCGCATGTGAAGAGTGCGCTCAAGGAGCACGATGCCGTTATCGTGTCGGACTACAAGAAAGGGATTGTCTCGGCCGCGCTCATCAAGGCGCTCATCCGCTATGGAAAACAGAACAGCGCCTTCATCGCCGTGGACCCGAAGGTGGGGCACTTCCACTTCTATAAGAATGTCTCGATCATCACCCCGAACCTGCTCGAGGCGTCGCAGGGGTCGGGTGTCGAGATCAGGGATGAAGCGAGTCTCATGAAAGCAGGGAAGATGCTGATGAGCAGGCTCTCCTGCGGGGCGGTCCTCATCACCCGCGGTGAGGAGGGGATGAGCCTCTTCGAGCGGGACGCATCGAAAGCGGTCAAAGTAACCCATATCCCTACGGTCGCAAAGAAGGTCTTCGATGTTACGGGCGCAGGAGATACGGTCATCGCGGCGCTCTCTCTCGCCCGCACTGCCGGCGCGTCGCTGAAGGATGCGGCGATAATCGCCAACCATGCTGCAGGCATCGTCGTCGCCGAGGTCGGCACCGCGGTAGCCACCCCGGACACCCTTCTGAAGTCGCTCAAAACAAGCGCACGCTAA
- a CDS encoding 7-cyano-7-deazaguanine synthase, with protein MTKAIALYSGGLDSTLAILVAMRQGIEVTAVTFLTHFGCDISDRSSCSKDPFSAAQKFGFEVKLCHLSDKFIEIVKHPRFGHGKNMNPCIDCRILMLKEAKALMAMRGADVLITGEVLGQRPMSQRRDTFPRIDREAGVQGLVLRPLSAKLLKPTLAEEQGLVDRELLYAFNGRSRKPQMALAAELGLTEYPAPAGGCLLTDPIYSYRLRELLRRNPSPALNDIHLLRVGRHFRVNDATTVVVGRKQEENEAIQGLAGGDDVLLWVEGCGSPLTLVRGESGPEAVRMAACLCARYSDAKARESVPVTVSTKGERVSIEVPPASEQFIEEHMIKPAPHKGGVCR; from the coding sequence ATGACGAAGGCGATAGCATTATATTCAGGCGGGCTCGACAGCACTCTCGCGATACTCGTTGCCATGAGGCAGGGTATCGAGGTGACGGCGGTAACCTTCCTCACCCACTTCGGCTGCGACATCTCCGACAGGTCGTCGTGCTCGAAGGACCCCTTCTCGGCAGCGCAGAAGTTCGGGTTCGAGGTAAAGCTCTGCCATCTCTCCGATAAATTCATCGAGATCGTGAAGCACCCCAGGTTCGGACACGGAAAGAACATGAACCCGTGTATCGACTGCCGTATCCTCATGCTGAAGGAGGCCAAAGCGCTCATGGCGATGCGCGGCGCCGATGTCCTCATCACCGGCGAGGTGCTGGGCCAGCGGCCCATGAGCCAGCGGAGGGATACCTTTCCGAGGATCGACCGGGAGGCGGGCGTGCAGGGCCTCGTGCTCCGGCCGCTCAGCGCGAAGCTGCTGAAGCCTACTCTTGCCGAAGAGCAGGGGCTCGTCGACAGAGAATTGCTCTATGCGTTCAACGGCCGCTCCCGGAAGCCACAGATGGCGCTGGCTGCCGAGCTCGGTCTGACCGAGTACCCGGCGCCGGCGGGAGGATGCCTCCTGACCGATCCGATCTATTCCTACAGGCTCAGAGAGCTCCTGCGCCGCAACCCTTCTCCTGCGCTTAACGACATCCACCTGCTGAGGGTCGGGCGGCACTTCAGGGTGAACGACGCCACAACGGTAGTCGTGGGACGGAAGCAGGAAGAGAATGAGGCGATTCAGGGCCTGGCCGGCGGCGATGATGTCCTGTTGTGGGTTGAGGGCTGCGGGAGCCCCCTGACCCTTGTCAGAGGAGAAAGCGGTCCCGAGGCGGTGCGCATGGCGGCATGCCTCTGCGCGCGCTACTCCGATGCAAAGGCGCGGGAGTCGGTCCCCGTTACGGTAAGCACAAAGGGAGAGCGGGTCAGTATCGAGGTGCCGCCTGCCTCGGAGCAGTTCATTGAAGAGCACATGATCAAGCCGGCGCCGCATAAAGGAGGAGTCTGCCGATGA
- the hisF gene encoding imidazole glycerol phosphate synthase subunit HisF, with translation MLAKRIIPCLDVRDGRVVKGVNFVNIRDAGDPVENALYYDEQGADELVFLDITASHEKRKIILDVVERTANDVFMPLTVGGGIKGLDDIRDLLNAGCDKVSVNTTAVNDPEFISRGAERFGSQCIVVAIDAKRVHDSRFEIDQAREVPAWLNENALQRERLVITDFSRKAWEVYTHGGRRPKGIDAVAWARYMEELGAGEILLTSMDRDGTKDGYDLELTRAIAEAVSIPVIASGGVGNLEHLYEGVAQGKADAVLAASIFHYREYTIREAKEYLRSRGVPVRI, from the coding sequence ATGCTGGCGAAGAGAATAATCCCTTGCCTCGACGTACGGGACGGCCGGGTGGTGAAGGGCGTGAACTTCGTCAATATCAGGGATGCGGGAGATCCTGTCGAGAACGCCCTCTATTACGACGAGCAGGGCGCGGATGAGCTGGTATTCCTCGACATCACCGCTTCTCATGAGAAGCGGAAGATAATCCTCGATGTCGTAGAGCGTACGGCGAACGACGTCTTCATGCCCCTGACCGTGGGCGGCGGAATCAAAGGTCTCGACGATATCAGGGACCTGCTCAATGCGGGATGCGATAAGGTCTCGGTCAATACCACCGCGGTCAATGATCCGGAGTTCATCAGCAGGGGCGCAGAGCGCTTCGGCAGCCAGTGCATCGTCGTCGCCATCGATGCAAAGCGGGTCCACGATTCGCGGTTCGAGATCGACCAGGCGCGGGAAGTACCTGCCTGGCTCAACGAGAACGCCCTTCAGAGAGAGCGCCTGGTTATCACCGACTTCTCGCGGAAGGCCTGGGAGGTCTATACGCATGGCGGCAGGAGGCCCAAGGGTATCGATGCCGTCGCGTGGGCCCGGTATATGGAAGAGCTCGGCGCCGGCGAGATACTCCTGACCAGCATGGACCGGGACGGCACCAAGGACGGGTACGACCTGGAGCTCACCAGGGCGATCGCCGAGGCGGTCTCGATACCGGTCATCGCATCAGGAGGGGTCGGCAACCTCGAGCACCTCTATGAGGGCGTTGCGCAAGGGAAGGCTGATGCGGTGCTCGCCGCATCGATTTTTCACTACAGGGAGTATACGATCAGAGAGGCCAAGGAGTATCTCAGGTCGCGGGGGGTTCCTGTAAGGATATAG
- a CDS encoding four helix bundle protein translates to MTNKTKTHKDLDVWNKAMELAEKTYQLTADFPKNEQYGIVSQLRRSAVSVPSNIAEGAARTSNKEFLQFLSIAMGSLSEIETQLLLSRRFNYLDDHPVFNDIEAIRKMLVGLSKFLKEKEK, encoded by the coding sequence GTGACAAATAAGACAAAAACGCATAAAGATTTGGACGTCTGGAATAAAGCTATGGAGCTTGCAGAAAAAACATATCAATTAACTGCGGATTTCCCGAAAAATGAGCAGTACGGGATTGTTTCACAACTCAGACGTTCAGCAGTCTCGGTCCCGAGTAATATAGCTGAAGGCGCGGCGAGAACATCTAATAAAGAGTTTTTACAATTTCTTTCCATAGCGATGGGCTCACTTTCGGAAATAGAGACCCAATTGCTGCTCTCGAGAAGATTTAACTATCTTGACGATCACCCTGTATTCAATGATATTGAAGCAATAAGAAAGATGCTTGTCGGGTTGAGCAAGTTTTTGAAGGAGAAAGAAAAATGA
- the hisA gene encoding 1-(5-phosphoribosyl)-5-[(5-phosphoribosylamino)methylideneamino]imidazole-4-carboxamide isomerase: MIVIPAIDLKDGVCVRLLQGRKEDATVYSDDPAATARKWEACGAKLLHVVDLDGAFTGNQKNLEGIRRIREAVAMDIEVGGGIRDIERIDRLIALGVNRVILGTVAVQNPELVKEAAKKYPGSVLVGIDAKNGRVAVKGWVEVTDTDAKELALKMQDFGAAGIIYTDISKDGMMTGPNVEATGEMVGALAIPVIASGGISSLQDIKNLLAIKNLWGAITGKALYSGSLDLEEAIKAVTRNA, from the coding sequence ATGATTGTAATTCCAGCCATTGACCTCAAAGACGGCGTCTGTGTGCGGCTCCTCCAGGGGAGGAAGGAAGACGCCACCGTCTATTCGGATGACCCTGCGGCAACGGCCCGAAAGTGGGAGGCCTGCGGGGCCAAACTGCTCCATGTGGTCGATCTCGACGGCGCCTTTACGGGCAATCAGAAAAACCTCGAGGGGATTCGCCGGATACGCGAGGCCGTCGCTATGGATATAGAGGTCGGCGGCGGCATCCGGGATATCGAGAGGATCGACCGGCTCATCGCGCTCGGGGTGAACAGAGTTATTCTCGGCACGGTGGCGGTCCAGAATCCCGAGCTGGTTAAAGAGGCGGCGAAAAAGTATCCGGGCAGCGTGCTCGTCGGCATCGATGCGAAGAACGGCCGGGTGGCAGTGAAAGGGTGGGTTGAGGTGACCGATACGGACGCAAAAGAGCTCGCCCTGAAGATGCAGGATTTCGGCGCTGCCGGAATCATCTATACGGATATTTCGAAAGACGGCATGATGACCGGCCCGAATGTCGAAGCGACAGGGGAAATGGTCGGGGCCCTCGCGATCCCGGTCATCGCCTCGGGAGGGATATCGTCCCTTCAGGATATAAAGAACCTGCTCGCCATCAAGAATCTCTGGGGCGCCATAACCGGCAAAGCGCTCTACTCAGGCTCTCTCGATCTGGAAGAAGCGATAAAGGCCGTAACGCGTAACGCGTGA